The following coding sequences lie in one Cloeon dipterum chromosome 1, ieCloDipt1.1, whole genome shotgun sequence genomic window:
- the eIF6 gene encoding eukaryotic translation initiation factor 6 produces the protein MAVRLQFENNNEIGVFSKLTNKYCLVGIGGSENFYSTFEVELGETIPVVHASIAGCRIVGRLTVGNKNGLVVPNSTTDQELQHLRNSLPDSVKIQRVEERLSALGNVIACNDYVALVHPDLDRETEEVLSDTLGVEIFRQTVATNSLVGTYCVLNDQGGLVHPRTSLADQEELAALLQVPLVAGTVNRGSDVIGAGLVVNDFCAFCGSDTTSTELSVVESIFHLNDSKASRIGEQLRAPLIDNLA, from the exons atggcGGTTCGTTTGCAATTCGAGAATAATAACGAAATTGGTGTGTTCTCAAAACTCACAAACAAGTACTGTCTCGTCGGAATCGGCGGCTCTGAAAACTTCTACAG CACCTTCGAGGTGGAATTAGGCGAGACTATTCCAGTCGTTCACGCATCAATTGCAGGCTGCAGAATCGTCGGCCGTCTTACAGTTG gaaataaaaatggactTGTTGTACCCAATTCGACAACAGATCAAGAACTTCAGCACCTTCGAAATTCCCTTCCAGATTCAGTTAAAATTCAGAGGGTCGAGGAAAGATTATCTGCCCTTGGTAACGTCATAGCGTGCAATGATTACGTTGCGCTTGTTCACCCAGATCTAGACAGA GAAACTGAAGAAGTTCTCTCCGACACGTTGGGAGTAGAAATTTTCCGACAGACTGTAGCTACTAATTCACTTGTTGGCACATATTGTGTCCTGAATGACCAGGGAGGGCTAGTTCATCCCAGAACTTCCCTAGCTGACCAAGAGGAGCTTGCAGCTCTTCTCCAAGTGCCATTAGTG gctGGCACTGTCAACAGAGGGTCTGACGTTATTGGGGCTGGGCTCGTTGTCAACGATTTCTGTGCGTTCTGCGGCTCTGACACGACGAGTACAGAGCTCTCTGTTGTTGAATCCATCTTCCACCTGAACGACTCGAAGGCCAGCAGGATCGGCGAGCAGCTTAGAGCGCCTCTGATCGATAA TTTGGCTTAA
- the LOC135948020 gene encoding probable RNA methyltransferase CG11342, producing MEDPKLDFTGDNPGAVRHGNFINYYQFHPASERIQKLPLDIWTHPSSDKIVCLDVGCNTGELTVELLRFLQANLRTANEKIPKIHMVGVDLDPVLISRANEQFTAVESIEFKTLDVMKEDSLSHLESVAAKHGCARFAAVFLMSVTMWVHLTHGDKAFHLFLKNTANLAEKWVIIESQPWKCYRNAQRRLISSGARGFELYSKLTVKGVQIPKFVEKVLCDECGMKKIFETDPTKWNRTICIYEKY from the exons ATGGAGGatccaaaattggatttcactGGTGACAACCCAGGGGCAGTGCGGCATGGAAACTTCATTAATTACTACCAATTTCATCCAGCTTCTGAGCGGATCCAAAAACTGCCTCTAGATATCTGGACTCACCCTTCAAGTGATAAAATTGTATGCCTCGATGTCGGCTGTAACACAGGG GAGCTAACCGTGGAACTTCTGAGGTTTTTGCAAGCAAATCTAAGGACTGCCAATGAGAAAATACCGAAAATTCACATGGTAGGAGTAGACCTTGATCCTGTTTTAATCAGCAGGGCTAACGAGCAATTCACTGCCGTAGAAAGTATAGAATTTAAGACACTTGATGTAATGAAAGAG GATTCCTTGAGCCACCTTGAGTCTGTGGCTGCCAAGCATGGGTGCGCAAGATTCGCAGCTGTGTTTTTGATGTCTGTAACAATGTGGGTTCATTTGACTCACGGCGACAAAGCGTTTCATTTGTTCCTCAAGAACACTGCTAACCTAGCTGAAAAGTGGGTAATAATTGAGTCGCAACCGTGGAAATGTTACCGAAACGCGCAGCGACGCCTGATATCTTCCGGAGCAAGGGGATTTGAATTGTATTCAAAACTGACTGTCAAAGGAGTTCAAATTCCgaaatttgtggaaaaagTACTGTGCGATGAGTGTGGCATGAAGAAAATCTTTGAAACCGATCCGACAAAGTGGAATAGAACTATTTGCATTTacgagaaatattaa